One genomic segment of Jaculus jaculus isolate mJacJac1 chromosome 2, mJacJac1.mat.Y.cur, whole genome shotgun sequence includes these proteins:
- the Limk1 gene encoding LIM domain kinase 1 produces the protein MRLTLLCCTWREERMGEEGSELPVCASCGQRIYDGRYLQALDADWHADCFRCCDCSASLSQQYYEKDGQLFCKKDYWARYGESCHGCSEHITKGLVMVAGELKYHPECFICLTCGTFIGDGDTYTLVEHSKLYCRHCYFQTVVTPVIEQILPDSPGSHLPHTVTLVSIPASAHGKRGLSVSIDPPHGPPGCGSEHSHTVRVQGVDPGCMSPDVKNSIHVGDRILEINGTPIQNVPLDEIDLLIQETSRLLQLTLEHDPHDLLGPGPASDPSPLSSPIHTPGGQPGTSARQKPVLRSSSIDASPGAGSLASPASQRKDLGRSESLRVVCRPHRIFRPSDLIHGEVLGKGCFGQAIKVTHRETGEVMVMKELIRFDEETQRTFLKEVKVMRCLEHPNVLKFIGVLYKDKRLNFITEYIKGGTLRGIIKGMDSQYPWSQRVSFAKDIASGMAYLHSMNIIHRDLNSHNCLVRENKNVVVADFGLARLMVDEKTQSEDVRSLKKPDRKKRYTVVGNPYWMAPEMINGRSYDEKVDVFSFGIVLCEIIGRVNADPDYLPRTMDFGLNVRGFLDRYCPPNCPPSFFPITVRCCDLDPEKRPSFVKLEQWLETLRMHLAGHLPLGPQLEQLDRGFWETYRRGESGLPAHPEVPD, from the exons GTGCTGTGACTGCAGCGCCTCCCTGTCCCAGCAGTACTACGAGAAGGATGGACAGCTGTTCTGCAAGAAGGACTACTGGGCCCGCTACGGGGAGTCTTGCCACGGGTGCTCAGAGCACATCACCAAAGGGCTGGTCATG GTGGCTGGGGAGCTGAAGTATCACCCCGAGTGTTTCATCTGCCTCACATGTGGCACCTTCATCGGTGACGGGGACACCTACACCCTGGTGGAGCACTCCAAGCTATACTG CAGGCACTGCTACTTTCAGACAGTGGTGACCCCGGTCATCGAGCAGATCCTGCCTGACTCCCCTGGCTCCCACCTGCCCCACACGGTCACCTTGGTGTCCATCCCAGCCTCCGCCCATGGCAAGCGAGGCCTGTCGGTCTCCATCGACCCTCCTCACGGCCCGCCAGGCTGCGGCTCAGAGCACTCACACACCGTCCGCGTCCAGGG AGTGGACCCAGGCTGCATGAGCCCAGATGTGAAGAATTCCATACACGTGGGAGACCGCATCTTGGAAATCAACGGCACGCCCATCCAGAATGTTCCGTTGGATGAG ATCGACCTCTTGATCCAGGAGACTAGCCGTCTGCTCCAGCTGACCCTCGAACACGACCCTCATGACTTGCTGGGCCCTGGGCCAGCGTCCGATCCCAGCCCGCTGAGTTCCCCAATACACACTCCTGGTGGCCAGCCTGGCACCTCTGCCCGGCAGAAACCTGTCTT GAGGAGTAGCAGCATCGACGCGTCTCCCGGTGCCGGCTCTCTGGCCTCCCCAGCATCGCAGCGCAAGGACCTCGGTCGGTCCGAATCCCTCCGTGTCGTCTGCCGGCCACACCGCATCTTCCGGCCGTCGGATCTCATCCACGGGGAGGTGTTGGGCAAAGGCTGCTTCGGCCAGGCCATCAAG GTGACGCATCGAGAAACAGGCGAGGTGATGGTGATGAAGGAACTCATCCGCTTCGATGAGGAGACCCAGAGGACATTCCTCAAGGAG GTGAAAGTCATGCGGTGCCTGGAGCACCCCAACGTGCTCAAATTCATCGGGGTGCTATACAAGGACAAGCGGCTGAACTTCATCACAGAGTACATCAAGGGCGGCACCCTACGGGGCATCATCAAGGGCATG GACAGCCAGTACCCATGGAGCCAGAGGGTTAGCTTTGCAAAGGACATCGCATCAGGCATG GCCTACCTCCATTCCATGAACATCATCCACCGAGACCTCAACTCTCACAACTGCCTGGTACGCGAG AACAAGAACGTGGTAGTGGCCGACTTCGGGCTGGCACGGCTCATGGTAGATGAGAAGACTCAGTCAGAAGACGTGCGGAGCCTCAAGAAGCCCGACCGCAAGAAGCGCTACACCGTGGTGGGCAACCCCTACTGGATGGCCCCTGAGATGATCAACG GCCGCAGCTATGACGAGAAGGTGGACGTGTTTTCCTTTGGCATCGTCTTGTGTGAG ATCATCGGGCGGGTGAACGCAGACCCCGACTACCTGCCCCGCACTATGGACTTTGGCCTCAATGTGCGTGGTTTCCTGGACCGCTactgtccaccaaactgcccccCAAGCTTCTTCCCCATCACTGTGCGTTGCTGTGACCTGGACCCTGAGAAGAG GCCCTCCTTTGTGAAACtggagcagtggctggagaccctccgCATGCACTTGGCCGGCCACCTACCACTGGGCCCACAGCTGGAACAACTGGACAGGGGCTTCTGGGAGACTTACCGGCGGGGCGAGAGTGGACTGCCTGCCCACCCCGAGGTCCCCGACTGA